The genomic region TTAACCATTCTAAAGCAAATAAGCCAATCATCAGGTATAAAATAGCCGAATTTTTTAATTTTAAGAACTCGCTTTTTAAAATCTTAACCACGTTTTTGCTCCTTTAGTGCTTTGATGAAGATAAGAAATAAAAGGACGGATAAACTGATTGCTACAATGCATAGTCCTACAGGATGAGGGTGATTTAGTACTTCTACTTCTCCAGAAGGTTTTAAGTGAAGAAGAGCTTGGGCGATTTTATAATGATATGTGTAGGGAAATAAATTCCAAAAAGACGTTTGTGCTAAAAATGGCGCAACGAGCAAACATAAAAAAGAATTTAGAACGAAGACCAAATAACAATTAATCCATTTTGAAAGGTAAAATAAGAGAGGGACATTCCATGCAGAAGCGATAAGCATCAATAATAGTACCCAAGCGTCACGAAAAAAGTGGACAGTCATCACACCGCAAAAAACAAATGAGACAAGATAAAGAAAAAGTAACAGAACACAATTTGCTAAAAATAGGTTCTTTAATGCCGTCATGACTTTTGCGACTTTAATTTTTCCAGTTAATTTACCTTGAAGTGTGTTTTGAAAATGTCCAGCTCCTTCTTCAGCTTTATAATCATAAACAAATAACAATCCTGCCAAAGTAAATAAAAACAATGCTTCCCACCAATAAATTGAAAAACTCTCTAGAATCGTTGGTCCGCAAAGCAAAAAAGCGATAAAGAGAGAGATAAATGGCAAGACTAAACATAATTTAAAGTAAGCACCATGTTTTTGTTTTAGGCATTCTGATTGAAGTATTTTTCTCATTTTTCATAACCTCCATGGACAATAGAAAAGAAGAGTTTTTCTAAATCTTGTTTGTCTTGATTGGGCTGATTGTAATGAATTTTTCCTTGATGCAGGATAACAATATCATCTGCAATCTTACTAACTTCATGTAATTGGTGACTTGAGATGAGAATCGTTATTCCTTTTTGCTTGAGAGAGTTGATTAAATCTAAAAGTTCTTTGATGCCATCTGGGTCTAAGCCGTTAGTTGGCTCATCTAAAATCAGAAATTCTGGATTGGTAATGATTGCCATACCAAGTCCTAAACGTTGCTTCATTCCTAAAGAAAATTTACCAGCTTTTTTGCGACCAGTATTTGCTAAACCAATTAAGTTCAAGGTTTCTCGTATGGTTTCATCTGGAATATCATAAAGCAGTGCTTTAGTTTTTAAATTATCAAAAGCTGATAAATTCATGTAAATAGCTGGTGACTCAATTAAAGCACCAAATTTTTTATCATCTTTTATCTCTATACTCGTTTTTCCATCAAATAAAATTTCACCAGCACTCTGACTTTCTAAACCATAGAGTATTTTCATTAATGTAGATTTCCCAGCTCCATTGACTCCCAAAAGTCCACAAATCGAACCTGATTCGATGGTAAATGAAATATCATTTAAAACTTCCTTATCCTTGAAGACTTTCTTGATATGTTTAATTTGAATTTGCATAAGCTAACCTCCTTTTTTATCAAGGATACATTAGTTTTTTCAGAATTAGTTCAGAAAACTAAAAAAGCTTGAGAAATTTCTCAAGCTTTTTCATTACATTAATTCATTGAAGTCCCAAACTTCTGTCCAACCTTCATAGAAATCAGGCTCGTGGCAAACCATTAGGACGCTACCCTTGTAGGCTTTAAGAGCACGTTTCAATTCTTCTTTAGCATCAACGTCTAAGTGGTTGGTTGGTTCGTCAAGGACAAGGACGTTATTTTCGCGGTTCATGAGCAGGCAAAAACGCACTTTGGCTTGTTCCCCACCAGAAAGTACTTGAATTTGACTTTCGATATGTTTTGATGTCAAACCGCAACGAGCAAGAGCAGCACGCACTTCTGCTTGGTTCAATGCAGGGAAGGCATCCCAGACAGCTTCAAGTGGTGTTTGACGATTACCAGCAGCGACTTCTTGTTCAAAATAACCAAGTTCAATGTAATCACCACGTTCAACGCTTCCTGAAATTGGCGGAATGATTCCTAGTAAGCTCTTAAGAAGTGTCGTTTTACCAATACCGTTGGCACCAATGATGGCAACTTTCTGATTACGTTCAAAAGTTAGATTAAGTGGTTCTGTCAATGGACGGTCGTAACCAATTTCCAAATCTTGTGTTTGGAAAATAAAACGACTTGGTGTACGTGATTCTTTGAATTCAAAGGATGGTTTTGGTTTTTCAGCCTGAAGCTCAATACGGTCCATCTTATCCAATTTTTTCTGACGTGACATAGCCATATTACGTGTAGCAACACGCGCTTTGTTACGATTAACAAAGTCTTGCAAGTCAGCAATTTCTTTTTGTTGACGTTCGTAAGCAGCTTCAAGCTGTGCTTTTTTTATAGCGTAAACGGCTTGGAAATTATCATAGTCACCAGTGTAACGAACCAAATCGTGATTTTCCACATGATAAACAATATTAATCACGTCATTTAAGAATGGAATATCGTGTGAAATCAAAATGAAGGCATTTTCGTAGTTTTGAAGGTAACGTTTCAACCATTCAATGTGCTCAGCATCAAGGTAGTTTGTTGGTTCGTCAAGAAGCAAAATATCAGGTTTTTCAAGCAAAAGTTTTGCTAACAGAACTTTGGTACGTTGACCACCAGAAAGTTCTGTGACGTCAGACTCCATGCCAAAATCCATAACACCAAGGGCGCGTGCAACTTCATCAATTTTAGTGTCCAAAGTGTAAAAATCGCGTGATTCTAGACGGTCTTGCAACTCTCCTACTTCTTCCATTAGAGCATCCATATCTG from Streptococcus lutetiensis harbors:
- a CDS encoding ABC-F family ATP-binding cassette domain-containing protein, which translates into the protein MSILEVKHLSHGFGERTIFEDVSFRLLKGEHIGLVGANGEGKSTFMSIVTGHLQPDEGKVEWSKYVTAGYLDQHTVLEAGMTVRDVLRTAFDELFTTEARINDIYMSMADEDADMDALMEEVGELQDRLESRDFYTLDTKIDEVARALGVMDFGMESDVTELSGGQRTKVLLAKLLLEKPDILLLDEPTNYLDAEHIEWLKRYLQNYENAFILISHDIPFLNDVINIVYHVENHDLVRYTGDYDNFQAVYAIKKAQLEAAYERQQKEIADLQDFVNRNKARVATRNMAMSRQKKLDKMDRIELQAEKPKPSFEFKESRTPSRFIFQTQDLEIGYDRPLTEPLNLTFERNQKVAIIGANGIGKTTLLKSLLGIIPPISGSVERGDYIELGYFEQEVAAGNRQTPLEAVWDAFPALNQAEVRAALARCGLTSKHIESQIQVLSGGEQAKVRFCLLMNRENNVLVLDEPTNHLDVDAKEELKRALKAYKGSVLMVCHEPDFYEGWTEVWDFNELM
- a CDS encoding ABC-2 family transporter permease: MRKILQSECLKQKHGAYFKLCLVLPFISLFIAFLLCGPTILESFSIYWWEALFLFTLAGLLFVYDYKAEEGAGHFQNTLQGKLTGKIKVAKVMTALKNLFLANCVLLLFLYLVSFVFCGVMTVHFFRDAWVLLLMLIASAWNVPLLFYLSKWINCYLVFVLNSFLCLLVAPFLAQTSFWNLFPYTYHYKIAQALLHLKPSGEVEVLNHPHPVGLCIVAISLSVLLFLIFIKALKEQKRG
- a CDS encoding ABC transporter ATP-binding protein, with the translated sequence MQIQIKHIKKVFKDKEVLNDISFTIESGSICGLLGVNGAGKSTLMKILYGLESQSAGEILFDGKTSIEIKDDKKFGALIESPAIYMNLSAFDNLKTKALLYDIPDETIRETLNLIGLANTGRKKAGKFSLGMKQRLGLGMAIITNPEFLILDEPTNGLDPDGIKELLDLINSLKQKGITILISSHQLHEVSKIADDIVILHQGKIHYNQPNQDKQDLEKLFFSIVHGGYEK